From the Musa acuminata AAA Group cultivar baxijiao chromosome BXJ3-1, Cavendish_Baxijiao_AAA, whole genome shotgun sequence genome, the window AAACATCAACTgctgatctatctatctatctatctatctatctatctatcactcACAAAATAATAAGCTCCTTACCATTTCCAACGTGCTTGCACCACGTCTTagccaaagaacaaaaagaaacctGCAGGCAGAGAAGGAACCATATCAGCCGAATCATAGTAGTGAGTGAGACCAACCAAATACAGAACCTTCCACAGCAGAATTGTCTCACCACAGTTTCAAACACAAGAATGCCATCGGCCCTGCTGCCAACGGTCTTACTCACACACCATAACAGCAAGCGCAGGTGATACATAGCTGCAGAGATTACAATTGAAACAGTCATGTCTTACCATAAAACTTACTTCTGCTTGCATAATCCAAGAAACGAAACAATTGGCCAGCGTAGGTTAGGATCATGCAAGGAAACAATAGATAAAttaaaaagaaagataaaaagtCAACCTTAATTACCCAAGTAAATGCAGTGAACACTGATTGAATATTAACATGGGCACTTTGTCAAAGGACCAAATGGTGATATTTCCAAAAGCAGAGATATTTCCATCTTTGCATAACAAAAATGTCTTTTATATCATCTCTTTGTTCCATTTATTATTCATTTGTGTGAGAAATAAAAGTGTGTGTATATTGCAGTCACAGTGTAGAATTCATCAACTAAAAGAATAATCAAATAACAGAGATGAAATATGAGTGACGATAGCAGTTTAGCAAGTAACAAAAAATCCACTTTTGGAGATAAATACATCCATCAATAGAATTTTCTAATGCTAGGTGATAAAATAACGACACAAGAGCTAAGCAAGTTGTACAACAGTCAAAACTCCTGAACCCATAGCATCAGTTCAACTTCCTCAAATAGCATTCCATAAGAAATCTGCATAGGGTCAATTCAAACCACAAACAACTAACATGATAAAAGGTAGTTTGATGGACACACAAAACCTAAAATGTTCACTTGACAAAACTTATGTGGTCAAGTCAGTTAGCTTCATGCGAGGCACAGAGGTAGAGATGATACCTTTGCAACAGACAAGCACAAAGTCTTGGAAATGCATTATATCACATGAAATAGACACAGAAATCAGTAAGCATAATTGTATTGTACCGTCATGAATTTTTAGTAAGAATCTTTGCACATGATTTAAACAATTAATGATCATCATATATGTAAACAAGCATAAGAACCACTCTTTAATAACAACAATTCATGATGACACTGATTCCACATACACATCAAGCATCTCACATCCACAGAACTGGAGAGGCCCAAAATACCAAATTGTTAATATTTAACCCGGCCAAGGGTCTAATGAAGATAATATGCACAACAATGTACAATATGTTGGACAATATACATCATATAACAAACCTTGACATTACAACTATTTGGAGTCGTTTACGTAGATTTTTCTCCCCCCATCATTGAGCTCTGCATAGGACAAAACCTCTACTTCAAATAAGTCAGATGCCTCTTAAATGTTTCTCGTAGAGTTTTTCTTATGTCACTTGCTATCTCTTCTTGCACCATTAGTCGAGAACTTACAATGACTAACCAAGTCACCTATAGGTCCCTTGAAATCATCCCATACCATATATACCTCATCTTTGACAAATAAACCATAACTTTACATAAGTAAATGTCACTGATACAGATACATAAATTTTCTGAACTATGAAGCACATATCAGGTGAAATTAATGTCCCACCATGTCGGGCACATCCAATATGGGTAGGCATCAGAAATAGAGGGACACATTTGAATATACATTTGATGTATCTGCttaaaaggaaaggggaaaaaaagacAAAACACTTTCGGTTAACTCGTGAAAGCATCGCTTGAGGACAAAGAGGATAAATTTTGTCCCAATGGGCACTCAAGTGAGTGTGTGAGATGATTAACATCAGAGGTGCAACCAGAGCTTTAAGGCCGAAGCGAAGGTTCAACTCGCAAGGGATTTGATGAAAGGtccagaagagctcccacaaaaaaGAATCAAGGAAAGAGATGGGGATTCAAAAATTTTACTAGTGGTTTCTGTGCTAGAGTGAAGAGAAGGGATCACTTTAAAGCCGAAGCAAAGGTTCAACTTGCAAGCGATCTGATGAAAGGTCCTGAAGACCTCCCATGAAAAAGGATCAAGGAAAGAGATGGGGATTCAGAAATTTTGCCAGCGGTTTGTGTGCTAGAGTGAAGAGAAGGGATCACAAGATATCAATCATGTGAAGTGGTAAAAATGTGGTTTTTAAaaattgtaaaaataaaatagtttGGCTTATATGGAAAGTCTTAAAAAAGGCATTGCAAGGAACATGTCCTTTATTTAACCAACATAAATATATCTTGGGTTAATGACAACAATTTTTTGGGCTATCCCCGATGAACCTAGCCTAATATACATAGAACAAGTTTGAGATCAAATACAAGTGTTCAACACTAATATGACAAGTATTCTTAAAATCTGTGTTTGGTTTGTTACTTCCATAACTTGATACAACTTATGTGGCTTAAACAGGAAAATCAGAGAATGATGCACTTAATACTGCCATAAGAATGCCTGGATTAATGCCTTACCAAAGATTAACAAATGATGCTTGATAAAATTTAAGAAGTCAATGCAACAAAGTTATGGCAAGCAAATAAAAATGGGAGCGCATCATTGATAAAACAACTACGTCTCTTAACGGCTGCTTTAACCTCTTTTCTCACATCAACATTATCCTAAACACTGAAATACTCCTGCCAATAAAAATGCTTACTTCTGTAATTAATCCCTCTCAGGGCACTTCTTTTAATAGTCATTTAAAAAACTATGACtgcataaaaaaaatctttagtaGATAGGATTTTGCTTCTTTTCTCATTCATTTGCAATTTtctttataaaatattaattttcagaaatatttttttgaattccATCCCAGACCTAGAATGATCCCTATTCTCTATCTTGCATTTGAAGCGACTAGCGAAACAGCTAACATATCTAAACAAACAGAAGCTAATAGTTTCTACCATTGGCAAAGTACATGGTAATTGCATTCATGCAAACCTCAATAACATGTTCAATGAAGAAAAGCAAAGTTAGAGCATGATTGTGTGACTTGGAAAACTTGATCGATATTAAGTGGTCAGTAGCAGAAACTTCAGGTGCTTGATGACTCAAGAAAAAATTACCTAATCGATCTTGAGACAATAATCAGCCCATAGTGCTCCAGATCAGAAGCTGAAGATCACAGAGGGCTTGAATAAAGGCCTGCAGAATAAATACGCATCACAGATTATTTAAGGCCGGTCAAGCAAGGCCCTCATTAGCAGATAAGCATCTGTCACACTGACCTTAACCTGCTTATTCCAAAATGCTAGACGAAATGTCTGTTCACTGGCCAAAGTTCATCTCAGAATATCTGCTGAGGTAACCATAAAATCAGAATATATGATGACAAAAGGGCATTAAATGTGATGAAACAAGACTTTGACTTGCCTACGAGGCTTATTCTGGCGCCGCCCAGCTTCATCAATTACAGGATCTGCGAGATAAAGAGAATCAATTCCTTAAACATAATATAACAGCACAAGAGACTACATCAATCATCTTTTAAAGTTCAAACACAAAAAAGATGCATGTGCTGATAGAGTCTACCAGACTGAGACATATGAGTACCAGGTTTGCTTGTGGTGGTTTCTCTGCATCAAAGGAATGACCAATTAGGTTGCTGAAGTATCACAATAAGCTACAAAACCAAGGTGCCCAGTAGGTACAATCACCAATAGAAGATaaaacaagaattgcacattcaaCTAATTTCCAAAAGCATCATGGGCATAGCAATTCACAGGAGAGACGCTTAAGAGTAGTTTCTTGAACAACTGGTAAGATCAGATCTATGCATTTATGTTTGTTCGAAGAAGCTTTCAAATAGCCACACCTATGCTAAGTTAGAAAGGGAATAAGTAATGTCTCAAGTCTTGGATATATTGGGCAGATACTAATACAAGAGATCTGTGAGGAAAAAAAAGCTCTTTCATTAAGTCATTATTGAAGAAATTGTAGCTTCATTGTTTACACAAAATATAAGCTTCTAACTTTATTGATATGCTAGTTATCACAAAATCAAAAGAAATTTGATGATGCCAATACTTATAGTATCATCATGGTGTAACCATGTTACTAATACAATAAAAATGCATAGTCAAAACTTATATCTTATCAGCATATGATGTATGGTGAGAATTAAACAATGAATGAATGTTTTTGGTACATTCTACTGATCAACCACTTGCGATGCACTACCTTGCATTGAATACAACCTTCCGAGTTATATCATAAAGGTTCAGAAATAGATGGATATAAATATGCTATACTAGAGTCTATCGTCACCCAAGCATCATAATAAGTCATTAGATGCTTCCATCCAATATAATGCTCACATGTATTGTATATGTTGCACGTGATGAACTTGTTGTCACATATATTGTACATCAAAATAATCAATTCCATTTCCAGATACCAACATGTTAAGGCACAGACGTTCTAACATAACTGGGATCAACATGTATTGCTTCTTCAATAAGTACTGCCTCACTGATACAGAAGCCTTATGTGCATTAGTATCTTTATCCTTCAGAAGCTAAAACAAGCATTGATTTatacaaataataataaatgcACCATCATAATTCAAGCAAGCAgatatttttattcttatttcaCATCAGAAAACATACCAAACTCCACTTGGTATTGCTACCTTGTTTCAAGCCAAGCCAACCATCTCTTCCAAAAGAGCCAACACCTCTTTCGGTTGAACCAAAATCAATTTTCCTAAATTTCCATATCTACACCTCTTGTTGATCTCATAAGCCTCACTTTTTCCCAGGGGTCTACACAAAGATCAATCTAATTGATGTCCTTTTTCTATTTGTCCTTTTCAATTTTATAAAACTAAGGAATCCTCTTCTACAATTACCTTGTCTTATGAAATGACAAATACCTTCCTCAGCTTCCAGTAATTTATGAGACACCTCTACCTGCTTAGCAAAATTCTTTCTCTAGAAGAAACCAACTGTAACATGGTCAAGATTCATCTCATCATGAAAACAACAGAATATAGAGCACACTGAAACAATTGAGAGTCTTGAGACAAacagaagaaaattttctttcacAGAAAGCTATAATAACTACATTCTTACTTGGAGGAAGCTGATGATGAGTTCTGTCCTGAAGGACGATAATAGTTTCCATCAAGAGCAAGGTAGGGTGGACAATAAGATGCCCCTAGAGCCCCAGGCATACCCGCCAATACTGGCACCCTAGTGATCATATCAAAAGGAAATTTCAGAAAAAATGTGGTAACAAGAATCATGTAGTAAATATCTCATACacaaaaatattcatgattaacctAATGTACCATTTTGTACATACTGAACTACAAAACAATGATCACTGAAGTTCGATATAAATATGTCAATGCTCATAATTGATCCAAATTGATATTTGTAATGACCATGACATAACATCAGCTAATACATGGACATAGCATACTACACATCTCTAGTGTGCAAGTAGTAACTAATTGCACTATTCTATCACATAAAGActggatcacttgaaagaaaagccAATAACATTGAACAGAAGATATGTACCTAAATCTTTATAAACAAAGTCCAGATGATTACTTGACAATGCATCTAGGAAAACAAAACATAATGCAGACAGAATTGGTTTACCTAAGACTATGTAGACCATGTGATTTGTAAACAAACACACTGATCCCCAACTAAGCATCATAGAATTTTATGTGGACACATGTTTGACCATAAATCAAGCTTATCATTGTGTTTCAAAGCTAGATCTGTTTATCCTTGACCACATGATGAATGATATGACATGGAGAtcataataacaataatttttttttctggtaCTCCAGAAATGATATGTCAAGTTTGGTAGTATTGGTCTAGGAACTAGATCATTGATCTCGAGCACAACACACAAGGGTTCAATAAGTTTATCCATACATATACACATGTAATTTTAACTATGTTTACCAGATCTTGTGCTTAATGTAATCCTTCAACTAGTTAGAGTGTTCCTAGCTTCACTCcatatatataatgtatgtatCTAACTATAATTTACTAAATCTAGTGCTTTATGATAGTAATGCATTGCTATCTGCAGATGTAGCAAAATGATAGGGAGGgcttaaaactaaaaaataatggCCTGACTATTTTTAATTAAGTAGATAAAAAGATATCATATCACTTTCTAAAGCAGATACCAGATAGAAGTGTATCAAGAAGTTGAAAATTAGGATAATAATGAAGAACATGCAAGAGAACCAAGGATGAGGATCTGCAGCCAAAAAACTTGTTTATCTTTTCATTAAAATCATGCAAGCATGCCTTCACAAACAGATCCTCGGTAAAAAAATAGCCATATTCACGAAGATAGACAGCTGTGTGTATCCACTCTAAATCACTCTCAAGTAAAACTCCTCTTTTAACAATATTTAAATCTGTTTAGGATTATTCCACAGAGAGAACAGGCAGCGAGCTGGCTAATAATTACGCAAATAAACCGAGTCTATTTCTCACcattaaagaaacaaaagagtccaaattttaaattatttacaaaatggaatcatgcatagagtaactaAAACCTTAGCCCTATGTCAACTTGATTCGGCTGCAATAGTACCATAAACACTTTGGCAGGTTAGTTGGGGAAGATTAGATATGTAACTGCACAATGTAAACACCACGCTCAGAAACATAACCTACATGATGTAGATCTATACAAGTTCAAAAATGATTAATATATCAAATGGAACTTTGGTTGACACAGTTTTCTCAATGAAACATTTGGAAGGTTGAGAAATTTCACAGTATGCTGCATTCATGAAAACTAGAATACAACATACTGGACCATCAAAATAGAAATAAGAATTATGAGTTAAACCAGATCCCTAGACAGTAAGGAATGAAAAGGCAAATTAACCATTGCTACACCTATATACCACAGCGATTAGAAGTAATAGCCACAAACTGAACAATAATAACCAGCCATCTCCTAAAAGTCAGCAAGAACCCAATAGACTAAATAAAGAAAGGAATCTTATGTTGAGAACGGTAAAGTCACTGGGCACCCAGGCGCTGGCCTAGGCGCCTAGGCAAGGCAAGACCCGAACAGTCACCTATTGGGCTAGGCGGGCGACTTCACTCAAGCGCGacccaggcgctcgcctaggcccAAGTGCTGGGTGGGCCGGGCGCTCACTTGGTTTAACTCAAGCCAGGTTGAGCTTGAGTCAAACCAAATCACAcactggttcgattgaaccaggtAACGCAAAGCTGTCAACACCCCGCTCGAGTCGTGCCCTGACATTGAACTGTCTCTTTCCCACTACGTTTTTGCATGACAGCAAACTTCCTCGCATTGACGAATGATGGCAGCAACGTCTTCCTCGAATGACAACGGCAATGTCTTCCTCTAGTGGCAATGGCAACATCTTCTCTGGCGACAGTGGTGGTTTCTTCCCCTCTCCTCCCAGCATAtatctttctttctcctccctcctaCCTCTGCCCTGGTCACCACAGCCCTCCATCCACCCCCCCGGGGCCCGGCCTTGCCATAGCTCCCCTTCCCCGATCCCTCTTCCCTCTACCCTTATTGCTGCTTCTTCCCTCTTCCCCTCCCTATGCGACCCATGTATCTGTTTATTGCTGCCTTTTCTTCCCACGACTTCATCGACTATGGCCTGTTGCCATCCCTGCTATTGCTTATAGGACtgaatcaatagaaaaaaaaaagaactaggtCAAATGCTTATACCCCTTCAGCTGGTGGAAGCAGGTATTCACTAAGGCTATTCATCCAGATTGACCCCTTTATGAAACTGAAAGAGAGATTCAAGGACTTCAGCCAACTCAAACAATCACCGGCAGCATCTTTTCCCTCTTCCCCTACTGTCAAAGCTTCCCCTATCCAAGAGTCACCCCTATCCAAGAGTCACCCCTATCCAACAATCATTGGCAACATCTTTTCAGTCACCGATAGCCATCCACCTCCTTCTATGTTactatttaaattaatataacaTGTAAATTTTCTGTTAGTATTTGTAATCAGATTATTGCTACCTTTTAGTGTTTTGAAATGTCACTACAGCTTTAAAATCTTGAATCATGGCTACAGTAGGCAGCACTACAAATGAATCATTAGTGAGAAACTCCAAAGAGAATCCTGCATGGAAgtacaaataattaaaggacCCAAAGAATCCTAATGTTGTTACATGTAAGGattacaatttcgaataataccgcccgtacaaggcaatacgtaccggtccgtcagcagaccggtacacggacggGCCACTACGGAgcagtattatatatataatatatattataatatatatatattatataaatatgcgaCGTCTCCCCAAgcgggaaaaggcgacgtcgcgtcgcctcggcaacgttgccgaaattattttttacttttatatacaaatatatatatatatatataggcgacaTCGCCGAGGCGACGTCACCTAGTTTTTCTGCGACGTCGCCCCCACCTAGGAGAGAGAGGAAGCGATGttgccgaattatatatatatatatatatatatatatatatatatatacaccgaacggtatactgctcggtatacaataccgtaccgtaccgagcgaatgtcgaaactccggtatggtacgatatttcaatccttggttataTATATGTTTTGCGATAAGACAACAAAAGGTGGTATATttcatgccaaacaacatcaagTCAGAAATTCTAAAAATGCATCCACATACAAAATATGTCCTGCAGAGGTGGAACTTGAGTTAGAAGCATCCATGAACGAGAAAAAAAACCAAAAGACTGAATCATATTGATATTTACCTGAGGATGATGAAGTTTAAGAATTTAATGATGTGGAAGAGGTAAATGAAAGTGGTAAGAGAGCATCAgatagaagaggaaaagaaattaTTGTTGCTAAGAAGCCAAAAGTTCCACAAAGGAAAGGACCAATGaatttatatatgtttcaagaACCAAATACATTAGTACAAAgtcaacaaggagtcaaattaagacaaacaaatatacaTGATGCTTGTGACAAGGAAGCAAGATTTAGAACACATCAATATATTGCAATTATTCCATTCAATTCAGCTCGTTTAGATAATTTTAAGCATATGATTGAAGAAATTGGAAGACATAGTTCTAAGTTGAAGCCTGCTAGTTACCATGAGTTAAGAGTTCCACATTTGAAAAATAAGTTGGAATACACAAATTATTTGATGAAGGGACACAAGGGAGCATGGACAAAACATGTTTGTTAAATTATGCCAGATACATGGACCGATAGAAGACAAAGAAGCATAATTAATTTTTTCATCAATTGTTTATTATGAACAATGTTTGTTAAATCAATTGATGCATCCTCTTTTATGAAATATGAAGTAAAAATATTTGAATTACTTGATATGTTTGTTGAGAAAATTAAAGAGCAAAATGTGGTCTAGGTGATAACAGACAATGGAAGATACTATGTTATAGCTAGTATGATTTTTTTCTTTGAACattttaattatgttatttttatgttttcaaataattattaattttattttctttttttaggaaaattattacaagcaaaaaGACCACACTTGTATAGGACTCCATGCGCGATACATTATATCAATCTTACGTTAGAGGATATTGAAAAGATTACAAATATCAAGAATACATTAGAGAAAACAATCTTTGTTGTAGGTTTTCTGTATAATCATATCGGTGCTTTGAACATGATGAGAGAATTCACAAGCAACAAGGAATTGGTGAGGTATAATGTCAATAGATTTGTCATTTCATTCTTGACATTGTAGAGTATTCATAAGCAAAAATACAATCTTAGAAATATATTTAACTCCGATAAATGGGTTACAAGTAAATGGACAAAAAATACAACAAGCAAGGGGGCAAGTGATATAATCTTGATGCGATCATTTTGGAATCATATGGTTTGTGCACTAAAAGTGATGGACcctcttgtttgatttctttGGCTCGTAGATAACAAGAAAATGCCAACAATGGGATATATctctgaggctatggatagagacaAAGAAACTATTTGAAACTCTTttgatgaaaacaaaaaaaaataaggaTATCTTTGCAATCATTGATAGAAGATGAGAATATCAACTTCATCATCCACTACATGCGGTAGGATATTATTTAAactaaaaattcttttataagaaccCTTCGATTGAGTTTGATACAGAGGTTACATCTGGGTTATATGAGTCATTGCAAGATTAGTTATTAGCAATGAAGTTCAAGACAAGATCATAAATGACATATCTTACATAAGAATGCTGAGGGAATGTTTGGAATTCCTATGGCAATTCGATCAAGGGCTACTAAGTCTCCAGGTATTTGTAATTTCATATGATTAACATTATGAAAGTTTTTCCGATATGTTAATATTAATAGTTGAATTTAAATTTGCAAGAGTGGTGAGgcttatttgaaaataatagacCAAATATGCAACAATTAGCCATGAAAATTCTGGGTTTAACTTGCAGCATCATAGGTTGCGAGCAAAATTAGAGTGTTTTCGAGAAATGTAAATATATAAGaacattttaataatttaactaatttatttttttatatattgatgTAACTAAATGAATCTTTAATTTGAATATGATAGAttcaaacaaagaaaagaaatcgGTTGGAGTATCAATGATTATATAAACTTGTGTACATCAAATATAATCAAGCGTTAAAAGCTCGTTATAATTCGTGAGACAAGATTGATCCGATTTTattgaagtatatagatgattcAAATGAATAATTGGTGGGGAAAATGGGTGCAAATTTGGAAAATGCTGAAGATAATCTTGTTTCTGATGATGATATTTTGACATGGGAAGATGTAGCAAGAGCTTCAAGCGTTGGAGAAATAAAGGCATACACAAGACAACTCACGAAAGCAAAGATGAATGCAAAAGCCTCAAGCTCATCGCTTGCAATtatggaagaggaagaagaggaatatAAATCACCTACAAAAGGAAGAAAAGGAATATGGTGATAAGATTAAAGATGATGAATTAGATTTTAACGATCTTTGATGTTAATCTTGTTTTTattgtatcatttttgttattaaaTATGGACAATGTAGTTTGGTACTTTAAATGAATGCAACTTCGAACTGTtattttagttttagtttatttttattaatcatgatatataattttaaaattataatattcatgagtgcctcgcttcgctcgagcgagcgcctcgAGTACTTTGGGACTGGCGTCTTCTGGTGCCTAGCACTTTTGACAACACTAGTTGAGAAAACAGTTAAATCATGAAACCGCTTCTCCAACTTAAGCTAAAGGATGAGTGAGGAACATCAACATCTATAGTGTAAATAAATGACCAAATATTTTATACATAAGAGCAAAAGAATCATACCATGTCATTTCAGAATTCCCAAAACCAAGCTGCGGTTGAGCAACATATCCAGGAAGTGCCATACCAACAGCAGGGACTCCAAGGCCACTAGGATGCTGGCCTCCAAATTGCATAACTATGAAATAATCAACAAAATACAGTCAAATGGAACTCTATATATCTTAACAAGGTTTACATCGCATTATCCTAGACAATGTTTAACAAGACAGCTTATTATTGGAACCTAAATAGACGAATTACAAAACGCTAGAACCAatactaattttaaaaaaaatgattggaGCAAAGGTTTAGGGTTATATTAAGTAAAGACGAGAATATAACTTGGTTAAACCTGGTAAGAGTGCTGGAGTGCGGAAGTTTTGATCACCATGGGCAAGGCCCATAGCCCCAGTCGCTCCAAGAACTTGGCCTCCACTATAAATGAACGAACTTCTTCCAGTTCCTTGATTGTTAATTTTGCCCTTCCCAACCACTGAAGTTCTGGATTTACCTGAACCTGGAGGTGAATCAACATCTCCAACTTCAGATGAATTTCCTGCTGGAGGTGGAGATGAAGATGAAGTTTGATTTCCACTGACAGAACGGTGGATGAATTGCTGAGCAGGAACCCGTACAGCAGGTTGAAAAGAAGTTTGAGCTGGGCTCGGCTGAACATTTGGAGCCTGGGTATGTGCAGAAACTCTTCCAACATGGTTAACAGCAGAAGCAGAATGATTATTTGGTGGTCCAGCAGTGTTAATACCTGTTCCTTGGACCCTGGAGCTGGATGAAATATCAGCATTATCAGGTGATGGATAAAACCCCAAAGGCTGCAAATGAACACTAGCCAAAGTTTTTCCAACAACTGATCGGTGGGAATCGCTCATATACAACCTATCATGGCCAACAGAATCAACAACTGTCTTTCCTCTCAGCAATGTGCTAGACTGAGATGACTGAGAATTCTCTTCCGTATGCATTGAATAGGAGAGGCTATCGTTAATAATTCCAGCTTGTGCATCTCTTTTCTGCATCAACAAGATGTCTTGGTTGGAATTGGATGATCCAGAAGGGTAAAAAGGGGGAGAAGCAGAATTTAGGCTTGAAGCAAAAGAATGCTTTTGAGGAACAACAGGGTCCAACTCCACATTTGCAGTTTGAGAGGATTGTTTCCTTGTACTAGCACTCGTTGTTGGCTCTTGAGGTTTTGCAGGTGATCTAGACAAAAGAAATGCAagtagaaatataccatcacacttCCAATAAATCCACAATAGGGACA encodes:
- the LOC135582568 gene encoding protein MLN51 homolog isoform X3, with product MATRREDAEYESDPEDAPLPSMRRREASDDEDGMTSDGGGKPVRKDPRAGIGSDGESDGQGGAQVYDDEADEEEDEMEEYYDEEEEYGEMDEELEMEDEVVEEGGHRAASVKEESIKDVRQSLEYEGQGDGDRRSSGNAMEHPNKNQVEDEEEKKKENEPYAVPTAGAFYMHDDRFQDNGRGRRRRMFGGRKLWDPKDERAWVHDRFEEMNLQDAQYDEERMRSRGRFRGRGGGKSRGASRGYGRGSRHRDYSDVVNSQNRTSRTVRGRGPRRYEALPKNNRDIPASRQKQSPAKPQEPTTSASTRKQSSQTANVELDPVVPQKHSFASSLNSASPPFYPSGSSNSNQDILLMQKRDAQAGIINDSLSYSMHTEENSQSSQSSTLLRGKTVVDSVGHDRLYMSDSHRSVVGKTLASVHLQPLGFYPSPDNADISSSSRVQGTGINTAGPPNNHSASAVNHVGRVSAHTQAPNVQPSPAQTSFQPAVRVPAQQFIHRSVSGNQTSSSSPPPAGNSSEVGDVDSPPGSGKSRTSVVGKGKINNQGTGRSSFIYSGGQVLGATGAMGLAHGDQNFRTPALLPVMQFGGQHPSGLGVPAVGMALPGYVAQPQLGFGNSEMTWVPVLAGMPGALGASYCPPYLALDGNYYRPSGQNSSSASSKETTTSKPDPVIDEAGRRQNKPRSRYSEMNFGQ
- the LOC135582568 gene encoding protein MLN51 homolog isoform X1: MATRREDAEYESDPEDAPLPSMRRREASDDEDGMTSDGGGKPVRKDPRAGIGSDGESDGQGGAQVYDDEADEEEDEMEEYYDEEEEYGEMDEELEMEDEVVEEGGHRAASVKEESIKDVRQSLEYEGQGDGDRRSSGNAMEHPNKNQVEDEEEKKKENEPYAVPTAGAFYMHDDRFQDNGRGRRRRMFGGRKLWDPKDERAWVHDRFEEMNLQDAQYDEERMRSRGRFRGRGGGKSRGASRGYGRGSRHRDYSDVVNSQNRTSRTVRGRGPRRYEALPKNNRDIPASRQKQSPAKPQEPTTSASTRKQSSQTANVELDPVVPQKHSFASSLNSASPPFYPSGSSNSNQDILLMQKRDAQAGIINDSLSYSMHTEENSQSSQSSTLLRGKTVVDSVGHDRLYMSDSHRSVVGKTLASVHLQPLGFYPSPDNADISSSSRVQGTGINTAGPPNNHSASAVNHVGRVSAHTQAPNVQPSPAQTSFQPAVRVPAQQFIHRSVSGNQTSSSSPPPAGNSSEVGDVDSPPGSGKSRTSVVGKGKINNQGTGRSSFIYSGGQVLGATGAMGLAHGDQNFRTPALLPVMQFGGQHPSGLGVPAVGMALPGYVAQPQLGFGNSEMTWVPVLAGMPGALGASYCPPYLALDGNYYRPSGQNSSSASSKETTTSKPGTHMSQSDPVIDEAGRRQNKPRSRYSEMNFGQ
- the LOC135582568 gene encoding protein MLN51 homolog isoform X2, with amino-acid sequence MATRREDAEYESDPEDAPLPSMRRREASDDEDGMTSDGGGKPVRKDPRAGIGSDGESDGQGGAQVYDDEADEEEDEMEEYYDEEEEYGEMDEELEMEDEVVEEGGHRAASVKEESIKDVRQSLEYEGQGDGDRRSSGNAMEHPNKNQVEDEEEKKKENEPYAVPTAGAFYMHDDRFQDNGRGRRRRMFGGRKLWDPKDERAWVHDRFEEMNLQDAQYDEERMRSRGRFRGRGGGKSRGASRGYGRGSRHRDYSDVVNSQNRTSRTVRGRGPRRYEALPKNNRDIPASRQKQSPAKPQEPTTSASTRKQSSQTANVELDPVVPQKHSFASSLNSASPPFYPSGSSNSNQDILLMQKRDAQAGIINDSLSYSMHTEENSQSSQSSTLLRGKTVVDSVGHDRLYMSDSHRSVVGKTLASVHLQPLGFYPSPDNADISSSSRVQGTGINTAGPPNNHSASAVNHVGRVSAHTQAPNVQPSPAQTSFQPAVRVPAQQFIHRSVSGNQTSSSSPPPAGNSSEVGDVDSPPGSGKSRTSVVGKGKINNQGTGRSSFIYSGGQVLGATGAMGLAHGDQNFRTPALLPVMQFGGQHPSGLGVPAVGMALPGYVAQPQLGFGNSEMTWVPVLAGMPGALGASYCPPYLALDGNYYRPSGQNSSSASSKETTTSKPGTHMSQSDPVIDEAGRRQNKPRRYSEMNFGQ
- the LOC135582568 gene encoding protein MLN51 homolog isoform X4, whose protein sequence is MATRREDAEYESDPEDAPLPSMRRREASDDEDGMTSDGGGKPVRKDPRAGIGSDGESDGQGGAQVYDDEADEEEDEMEEYYDEEEEYGEMDEELEMEDEVVEEGGHRAASVKEESIKDVRQSLEYEGQGDGDRRSSGNAMEHPNKNQVEDEEEKKKENEPYAVPTAGAFYMHDDRFQDNGRGRRRRMFGGRKLWDPKDERAWVHDRFEEMNLQDAQYDEERMRSRGRFRGRGGGKSRGASRGYGRGSRHRDYSDVVNSQNRTSRTVRGRGPRRYEALPKNNRDIPASRQKQSPAKPQEPTTSASTRKQSSQTANVELDPVVPQKHSFASSLNSASPPFYPSGSSNSNQDILLMQKRDAQAGIINDSLSYSMHTEENSQSSQSSTLLRGKTVVDSVGHDRLYMSDSHRSVVGKTLASVHLQPLGFYPSPDNADISSSSRVQGTGINTAGPPNNHSASAVNHVGRVSAHTQAPNVQPSPAQTSFQPAVRVPAQQFIHRSVSGNQTSSSSPPPAGNSSEVGDVDSPPGSGKSRTSVVGKGKINNQGTGRSSFIYSGGQVLGATGAMGLAHGDQNFRTPALLPVMQFGGQHPSGLGVPAVGMALPGYVAQPQLGFGNSEMTWVPVLAGMPGALGASYCPPYLALDGNYYRPSGQNSSSASSKETTTSKPDPVIDEAGRRQNKPRRYSEMNFGQ